The following proteins come from a genomic window of Panicum hallii strain FIL2 chromosome 8, PHallii_v3.1, whole genome shotgun sequence:
- the LOC112903183 gene encoding patatin-like protein 2, which translates to MLAAPDENKRPIFAAKDLTTFYLENGPKIFPQRNWPGWLTSSMNLIGTIRGPKYDGVFLHDKIKSLTHDMRVADTVTNIVVPAFDVKYLQPVIFTTYEAKADPLKNAHLSDICISTSAAPTYFPAHFFRTEGPDGRSREYHLVDGGVAANNPTMIAMSMLTKEVLRRNLDFNPGKPTEYRNYLIISVGTGSAKLAEKYTAPQCAKWGLIQWLYEGGFTPIIDIFSHASADMVDIHAAVLFEALHCQKNYLRIQDDSLMGNTSSVDIATEENMEALIGIGKELLKKPVARVNIDTGMYEPVAGEGTNEDALARFAKMLSEERKLRIKNLNSC; encoded by the exons ATGCTGGCGGCGCCGGACGAGAACAAGCGCCCGATCTTCGCCGCCAAGGACCTCACCACCTTCTACCTCGAGAACGGCCCCAAGATCTTCCCGCAGAGAAA CTGGCCAGGGTGGCTGACGTCGTCGATGAACTTGATTGGCACCATAAGGGGCCCCAAGTACGACGGCGTGTTCCTGCACGACAAGATCAAGAGCCTAACGCACGACATGAGGGTCGCGGACACGGTGACCAACATCGTGGTGCCGGCGTTCGACGTCAAGTACCTGCAGCCCGTGATCTTCACCACCTACGAGGCCAAGGCCGACCCGCTCAAGAACGCGCACCTCTCGGACATCTGCATCAGCACGTCGGCGGCGCCGACATACTTCCCGGCCCACTTCTTCAGGACCGAGGGCCCCGACGGCAGGTCCCGGGAGTACCACCTCGTCGACGGGGGCGTCGCCGCCAACAACCCGACCATGATCGCCATGTCCATGCTCACCAAGGAGGTGCTCCGCCGCAACCTGGACTTCAACCCCGGGAAGCCGACCGAGTACCGGAACTACCTCATCATCTCCGTCGGCACCGGGTCGGCCAAGCTGGCCGAGAAGTACACCGCGCCACAATGCGCCAAGTGGGGGCTCATCCAGTGGCTCTACGAGGGCGGCTTCACCCCGATCATCGACATCTTCTCCCATGCCAGCGCCGACATGGTCGACATCCACGCAGCTGTTCTCTTTGAAGCCCTGCATTGTCAGAAGAACTACCTCCGCATCCAG GATGATTCTCTTATGGGCAACACATCCTCGGTGGACATCGCAACGGAGGAGAACATGGAAGCTCTTATCGGGATCGGCAAGGAGCTCCTCAAGAAGCCGGTGGCGAGAGTGAACATCGACACGGGGATGTACGAGCCCGTCGCCGGCGAGGGCACCAACGAGGACGCGCTCGCACGCTTTGCCAAGATGCTTTCCGAGGAACGGAAGCTACGCATCAAGAATCTAAACTCTTGTTAG